A portion of the Pseudomonas sp. GR 6-02 genome contains these proteins:
- a CDS encoding ABC transporter permease: MNDLMAKSAPAGPELALGKVAHGPSWLGLVGAAMCVIWLLVAIFGPWLAPHPVGEVVSDNVFDSLSAAYPLGTDYLGRDMLSRILVGARFTVGLALISAVLASTLGTGCALLSVVSPKWLDEVISRLMDAFISIPSKMLALIMVSAFGSSVLLLICTAVLSFTPGAFRIARSMAVNIEALEYVQVARTRGERRLYIACVEILPNMLNPVLTDLGLRFGFIVLLLSGMSFLGLGVQPPDADLGSLVRENIGGLNQGAPAIVIPALAIGTLTIGVNLFIDRLSSRRSRRTGGH; encoded by the coding sequence ATGAACGATCTCATGGCGAAATCGGCGCCTGCCGGGCCCGAGCTGGCATTGGGCAAGGTCGCCCATGGACCGTCGTGGCTTGGCCTGGTCGGGGCGGCGATGTGTGTGATCTGGCTGCTGGTGGCTATCTTCGGTCCGTGGCTGGCGCCGCACCCGGTGGGTGAAGTGGTCTCCGATAATGTGTTCGACAGCCTCAGCGCGGCTTACCCGTTGGGCACCGATTACCTGGGCCGCGACATGCTCAGCCGCATTCTTGTCGGCGCGCGGTTCACCGTGGGCCTGGCGCTGATTTCAGCGGTGTTGGCCAGCACGCTGGGGACCGGATGTGCGCTGCTGTCGGTGGTGTCGCCGAAATGGCTGGACGAAGTGATCAGCCGTTTGATGGATGCCTTTATATCCATCCCGAGCAAGATGCTGGCGTTGATCATGGTCTCGGCGTTCGGTTCTTCGGTGCTGTTGCTGATTTGCACCGCTGTGCTGAGCTTCACCCCAGGCGCGTTCCGCATCGCCCGCAGCATGGCGGTGAACATCGAAGCGCTGGAATACGTGCAAGTGGCCCGCACCCGTGGCGAGCGTCGGTTGTACATCGCCTGCGTGGAAATCCTGCCGAACATGCTCAACCCGGTGCTGACCGATCTGGGGCTGCGCTTCGGCTTCATCGTGCTGCTGCTCAGTGGCATGAGCTTCCTTGGCCTCGGTGTGCAACCGCCGGATGCCGACCTCGGTTCGCTGGTGCGCGAGAACATCGGCGGCCTCAATCAGGGCGCGCCAGCCATCGTGATTCCGGCGCTGGCCATCGGCACCCTGACCATCGGCGTGAATCTGTTCATCGACCGACTGTCGTCACGGCGTAGTCGACGTACGGGAGGTCATTGA
- a CDS encoding ABC transporter ATP-binding protein, protein MSDLIRVEDLRVVACGERGEVEIVKGVSFSLAKGEVLALIGESGSGKTTIALALLGYARRGCRLASGVVQVGEHDMLALSESELQGLRGNRVSYIAQSAAAAFNPAKKLIDQVVEGALIHGLGSRAVLEAKAIELFRDLALPDPDHIGQRYPHQVSGGQLQRVMAAMALISDPLLVVLDEPTTALDVTTQIDVLRAFKRVVRERGATAVYVSHDLAVVAQMADQIVVLNGGQIFEQSATAPLLKAPAHEYTRSLLLAARPDTTIRPPCGIAEETPLLTIQGLTAGYGNKNLQGMPSIRVLEDIDLTVRRGQAIGVIGESGSGKSTLARVVAGLLTPALGGLTFDGQPLGGSLSERTDEQFRRIQMVFQNADTALNPMHSVSTILSRPLKMYFGLKGAALRERIGELLDLVRLPRAMAERRPNELSGGQKQRVNLARALAAKPDLILCDEVTSALDTVVGAAILELLRDLRQQLGVSYLFISHDISTVRALCDDIVVMYSGHKVQAGSRQAFAQAPFHPYTDLLIHSVPELRQGWLENCGTTCGTLPPIGAKANVPELCTFLSRCPVRVDGLCNRTAPNRRIIDGGSEILCHHDSAELLKTQQGLSTMSLGAYA, encoded by the coding sequence ATGAGTGATTTGATTCGAGTCGAAGACCTGCGCGTGGTCGCTTGCGGCGAGCGTGGCGAAGTGGAGATCGTCAAAGGCGTGAGCTTCTCCCTGGCCAAAGGTGAAGTGCTGGCGTTGATCGGTGAGTCCGGCTCCGGCAAGACCACCATAGCGCTGGCGTTGCTCGGCTATGCCCGACGCGGTTGTCGATTGGCGTCCGGCGTGGTGCAAGTCGGCGAACACGACATGCTGGCGTTGAGCGAAAGCGAACTGCAAGGCCTGCGCGGCAATCGGGTGTCGTACATTGCCCAGAGCGCCGCCGCTGCGTTCAACCCGGCGAAAAAACTGATCGATCAAGTGGTGGAGGGCGCATTGATTCACGGCCTGGGTAGCCGGGCCGTGCTGGAAGCCAAAGCCATCGAACTGTTCCGCGATCTGGCCTTGCCGGATCCCGATCACATTGGCCAGCGTTACCCGCACCAAGTATCCGGCGGGCAGTTGCAACGGGTAATGGCGGCCATGGCGCTGATCAGCGATCCGCTGCTGGTGGTGCTCGACGAGCCGACCACCGCCCTCGACGTGACGACGCAGATCGACGTGCTGCGCGCCTTCAAGCGGGTGGTCCGCGAACGTGGGGCGACGGCGGTCTATGTGTCCCATGATTTGGCGGTCGTCGCGCAAATGGCCGATCAGATCGTCGTGCTCAACGGCGGACAGATTTTCGAGCAGAGCGCCACCGCGCCGCTGCTCAAGGCCCCGGCCCACGAATACACCCGCAGCCTGCTGCTGGCGGCCCGCCCGGACACGACGATCCGCCCACCTTGCGGCATCGCTGAGGAAACACCGCTGCTGACCATCCAGGGGCTGACCGCCGGTTACGGCAACAAGAACCTGCAAGGCATGCCGTCGATTCGCGTGCTGGAAGATATCGACCTGACCGTGCGCCGGGGCCAGGCCATTGGCGTGATCGGTGAGTCGGGTTCCGGCAAGTCGACCCTGGCGCGGGTGGTGGCCGGGTTGCTGACGCCGGCCTTGGGCGGCCTGACCTTCGATGGCCAGCCACTGGGCGGTAGCCTGTCCGAGCGCACCGATGAACAGTTCCGCCGGATTCAGATGGTGTTCCAGAATGCCGACACTGCGCTCAACCCGATGCACAGTGTCAGCACTATTCTGAGCCGTCCGCTGAAAATGTACTTCGGCCTCAAGGGCGCCGCGCTGCGCGAGCGTATCGGCGAACTGCTGGACCTGGTGCGCTTGCCGCGCGCCATGGCCGAACGCCGTCCGAATGAACTCTCCGGCGGGCAAAAACAGCGGGTCAACCTGGCCCGTGCCCTGGCGGCCAAACCGGACCTGATCCTCTGCGACGAGGTGACCTCGGCGCTGGACACCGTGGTCGGCGCGGCGATTCTCGAACTGCTGCGCGACCTGCGTCAGCAACTGGGCGTGTCCTACCTGTTCATCAGCCATGACATTTCCACGGTGCGCGCGCTGTGCGACGACATCGTGGTGATGTACAGCGGCCACAAGGTTCAGGCCGGCAGCCGGCAGGCGTTTGCCCAGGCACCGTTCCATCCCTACACCGACCTGTTGATCCATTCGGTGCCGGAACTGCGTCAGGGCTGGCTGGAAAACTGCGGCACCACCTGCGGCACGCTGCCGCCGATTGGCGCCAAGGCCAATGTGCCAGAGCTGTGCACCTTTCTCAGTCGCTGCCCGGTGCGGGTCGACGGCCTGTGCAATCGCACCGCGCCGAACCGGCGGATCATCGACGGCGGTAGCGAAATTCTTTGTCATCACGACAGTGCCGAGTTGCTGAAAACACAGCAGGGTTTATCCACCATGAGCCTGGGAGCTTATGCATGA
- a CDS encoding NAD(P)/FAD-dependent oxidoreductase, with translation MGSESYWLDTAPAFTGAQLGALPGQVDVAIVGGGFTGLAAARALALKGASVVVLEAGRVIGEASGRNGGQCNTGVAQDYAGLSASLGADKARAYYQAYESAVQSVVSLVEQEQIACDLKRNGKLKLAAKPLHYEGLARTCELIRKEVDAEVELLNAEQTRAEVNSAQFHGGLLQRNGVQMHVGRFGVGLAEAAARHGALIYQGTSVTDWKAQAGGYRVNTAKGSLHAGQVLLATGACQHGGLGWYRRRIVPVGSFVIATEVLPQFLIDQLLPGRRAYVTSRMIGNYFRLTPDNRLLFGGRARFAMSDSVSDAKSGKVLQAAMVQMFPQLAKVKIDYCWGGLVDMTSDRLPRAGQHGGVYHSMGYSGHGVQMSVHMGQVMAEVMAGKVEANPWRELDWPAIPGHFGKPWFLPFVGAYYRLQDYLH, from the coding sequence ATGGGCAGTGAATCCTACTGGCTCGACACCGCACCGGCGTTTACCGGTGCTCAGCTCGGCGCATTGCCCGGGCAGGTCGACGTGGCCATCGTCGGTGGCGGTTTCACCGGCCTGGCGGCGGCTCGCGCGCTGGCCTTGAAGGGCGCCAGTGTGGTGGTGCTGGAAGCCGGGAGAGTGATCGGCGAAGCCTCCGGGCGCAACGGCGGCCAATGCAACACCGGCGTTGCCCAGGACTATGCCGGGCTGAGTGCCAGCCTCGGTGCCGACAAGGCGCGGGCCTATTACCAGGCCTATGAAAGCGCGGTGCAGAGCGTTGTGTCCCTGGTGGAGCAGGAGCAGATCGCTTGCGACCTCAAGCGCAACGGCAAGCTCAAACTGGCGGCCAAACCGCTGCACTACGAAGGCCTGGCGCGCACCTGCGAATTGATTCGCAAGGAGGTCGATGCCGAGGTCGAGTTGCTGAACGCCGAACAGACCCGCGCCGAAGTGAATTCGGCCCAGTTCCATGGCGGCTTGCTGCAGCGCAACGGCGTGCAGATGCATGTCGGGCGTTTCGGCGTCGGTCTGGCAGAGGCTGCGGCGCGTCACGGCGCGCTGATCTATCAAGGTACGTCGGTGACGGACTGGAAGGCCCAGGCCGGCGGTTATCGGGTCAACACCGCGAAGGGTTCTTTGCACGCCGGGCAAGTATTGCTGGCGACCGGCGCTTGTCAGCACGGTGGCCTGGGCTGGTATCGGCGGCGGATCGTGCCGGTCGGCAGTTTCGTGATCGCCACTGAGGTGCTGCCGCAGTTCCTCATCGATCAGTTGCTGCCCGGTCGGCGTGCCTATGTCACCAGTCGCATGATCGGTAACTACTTTCGCCTGACCCCGGACAACCGCTTGCTGTTCGGCGGACGTGCGCGGTTCGCGATGTCCGACAGCGTGTCCGACGCCAAGAGCGGCAAGGTGCTGCAAGCGGCGATGGTGCAGATGTTCCCGCAGTTGGCCAAGGTGAAAATCGACTATTGCTGGGGCGGGCTGGTGGACATGACCTCCGACCGTTTGCCTCGCGCCGGCCAGCATGGCGGGGTTTATCACTCCATGGGCTACAGCGGCCATGGGGTGCAGATGTCGGTGCACATGGGCCAGGTGATGGCCGAGGTGATGGCCGGCAAAGTCGAGGCCAATCCCTGGCGCGAACTCGACTGGCCGGCGATTCCCGGGCATTTCGGCAAGCCGTGGTTCTTGCCGTTCGTGGGCGCTTACTACCGCCTCCAGGACTATTTGCATTGA
- a CDS encoding ABC transporter permease has translation MNSNTLWLIGRRLGAAIVTLLIVSMVVFAITAVLPGDAAQQALGQFATPEQVAALRLKLGLDQPGVVRYLHWLMNLLSGDMGQSVSNALPVSELMAGRVPNTLMLAAVTALVSVPVALIIGIGSAMGRGGRMDSVLSFITLALVAVPEFLVATLAVLIFAVNLGWLSALSYASDITSPWQFMRTYALPVMTLCCVIVAQMARMTRAAVIDQLDSAYVEMARLKGVSPVRIVLRHALPNAIGPIANAIALSLSYLLGGVVIVETIFNYPGIASLMVDAVTNRDMALVQACTMLFCTAYLGLVLVADLCAILSNPRLRNQ, from the coding sequence ATGAATAGCAACACACTGTGGTTGATCGGCCGGCGCCTGGGCGCGGCGATCGTGACTTTGTTGATCGTGTCCATGGTCGTGTTTGCGATCACGGCGGTATTGCCGGGGGACGCGGCGCAACAGGCACTCGGGCAATTCGCCACGCCGGAACAGGTGGCGGCCTTGCGTCTGAAACTGGGGCTGGATCAACCCGGTGTGGTGCGTTACCTGCATTGGTTGATGAATCTGCTGAGCGGCGACATGGGGCAATCGGTGTCCAATGCCTTGCCGGTCAGCGAGCTGATGGCCGGGCGGGTGCCCAACACACTGATGCTGGCGGCCGTCACGGCGCTGGTGTCGGTGCCGGTGGCGCTGATCATCGGCATCGGCTCGGCCATGGGCCGGGGCGGGCGCATGGACAGTGTCCTCAGCTTCATCACCCTGGCCCTGGTCGCCGTGCCGGAGTTTCTGGTGGCGACCCTGGCAGTGCTGATCTTTGCGGTGAACCTGGGCTGGCTGTCGGCGCTGTCCTATGCCAGCGACATCACCTCACCTTGGCAATTCATGCGCACCTACGCCTTGCCGGTGATGACCTTGTGCTGCGTGATTGTCGCGCAAATGGCGCGCATGACCCGGGCGGCGGTAATCGATCAACTCGACAGCGCCTATGTGGAAATGGCCCGGCTCAAAGGCGTGAGTCCGGTGCGGATTGTCTTGCGCCATGCCTTGCCCAACGCCATCGGGCCGATTGCCAACGCCATCGCCCTGAGCCTGTCGTACCTGCTGGGCGGGGTGGTGATCGTCGAGACGATCTTCAACTACCCCGGCATCGCCAGTCTGATGGTCGATGCCGTGACCAACCGCGACATGGCGCTGGTTCAGGCCTGCACCATGCTGTTTTGTACGGCGTACCTGGGGTTGGTGCTGGTTGCCGACCTGTGCGCGATTCTTTCCAATCCGAGGCTGAGAAACCAATGA
- a CDS encoding cupin domain-containing protein, protein MSQPTIVLLARADGSRVSTSFKAAPLSSIDPFMDGRQIAYIGSDGVSAGLVHTSKTVDIEHFPHTEVIVVHAGHVVLQSGEQVLELGIGASAVIGRGTALRFEAQPDTCWAFCAVTSPSAEKKPGLTALDPLAMLSPSAAPEPQILIGPTPQCRSRNAFEDDATDLRVGVWDSTPYTRHGRAHKLNELMHLLEGSVTLQAPDGTSVTVNPGDTVFVPQGAPCAWSSARYVRKVYAVK, encoded by the coding sequence ATGTCTCAACCCACCATTGTGCTGTTGGCCCGCGCCGACGGCAGCCGCGTTTCTACGTCTTTCAAGGCAGCGCCCTTGAGTTCCATCGATCCGTTCATGGACGGTCGTCAGATCGCCTACATTGGGTCCGACGGTGTCTCGGCGGGCCTTGTTCACACCAGCAAAACCGTCGATATCGAGCACTTCCCGCACACCGAAGTGATCGTGGTCCATGCCGGGCACGTCGTGCTGCAATCCGGGGAACAGGTGCTGGAACTGGGCATCGGTGCCAGCGCGGTGATCGGTCGCGGCACAGCGCTCAGGTTTGAGGCACAACCCGATACGTGCTGGGCCTTCTGCGCCGTCACCAGCCCCAGCGCCGAAAAGAAACCGGGGCTGACAGCGCTCGACCCGCTGGCGATGCTGTCCCCTTCGGCGGCACCGGAACCGCAGATACTGATCGGGCCTACGCCGCAGTGTCGCTCGCGCAATGCCTTCGAAGATGACGCCACTGATCTGCGCGTCGGCGTGTGGGATTCGACGCCTTACACCCGCCATGGCCGAGCGCACAAACTCAACGAGCTGATGCACCTGCTCGAAGGCAGCGTGACTTTGCAGGCGCCGGATGGAACCAGCGTAACGGTCAACCCCGGTGACACCGTGTTCGTGCCGCAAGGCGCACCGTGCGCCTGGAGCAGTGCGCGGTATGTGCGCAAGGTGTATGCCGTCAAATAG
- a CDS encoding (2Fe-2S)-binding protein encodes MKGRFVRLAEQGRPTVKLTVDGSPIEALQGDTLMVALLTQGSALRQSEFDSGRRAGFCLMGACQDCWVWTRSGERLRACSNEVREGLDIVTTQPEAIWPLHG; translated from the coding sequence ATGAAAGGGCGTTTTGTGAGGCTGGCCGAGCAGGGCCGGCCGACCGTCAAGCTGACGGTGGACGGTTCGCCCATTGAGGCATTGCAGGGCGACACATTAATGGTCGCGTTGCTGACCCAGGGCTCGGCGCTGCGCCAATCGGAATTCGACTCGGGCCGCCGCGCCGGTTTCTGCCTGATGGGCGCCTGCCAGGATTGTTGGGTCTGGACCCGCAGTGGCGAGCGTTTGCGCGCCTGTTCCAATGAAGTCCGCGAAGGGCTGGACATCGTCACCACACAACCGGAGGCAATATGGCCACTGCACGGCTGA
- a CDS encoding haloacid dehalogenase type II → MSFLRPKFITFDCYGTLTNFHMGTMTRELFADRVAPEQMDQFVKDFSAYRLDQVMGDWMPYDEILKTSLARVCKRWGVEYRGEGQLYYDAVPTWGPHPDVPAGLSKIADKIPLVIFSNASNSQIMSNVDKLGAPFHKVFTAEQAQAYKPRLAAFEYMLDNLNCGPEDILHVSSSFRYDLMPAHDMKIKNKAFVARGHEVPGNAFYGYQQITDIGGLAALVGL, encoded by the coding sequence ATGAGCTTCCTTCGCCCCAAATTCATTACGTTCGACTGCTACGGTACGCTGACCAATTTCCACATGGGCACGATGACTCGCGAATTGTTCGCCGACCGCGTGGCACCCGAGCAGATGGATCAGTTCGTCAAGGACTTCTCGGCCTATCGCCTGGACCAAGTCATGGGTGACTGGATGCCGTATGACGAAATCCTCAAGACCTCCCTGGCGCGGGTCTGCAAGCGTTGGGGTGTCGAATACCGTGGCGAAGGCCAGCTGTATTACGACGCCGTGCCGACCTGGGGCCCGCACCCGGACGTGCCGGCCGGTCTGTCGAAAATCGCCGACAAGATCCCCCTGGTGATTTTCTCCAACGCCAGTAACAGCCAGATCATGTCCAACGTCGACAAGCTCGGCGCACCGTTTCACAAAGTCTTCACCGCCGAACAGGCCCAGGCCTACAAGCCGCGCCTGGCCGCGTTCGAGTACATGCTCGACAACCTCAACTGCGGCCCGGAAGACATCTTGCATGTGTCTTCCAGTTTCCGTTACGACCTGATGCCGGCCCACGACATGAAGATCAAGAACAAGGCCTTCGTCGCCCGTGGTCACGAGGTTCCGGGCAATGCGTTCTACGGCTACCAGCAGATCACCGACATCGGTGGACTGGCGGCGCTGGTCGGTCTCTGA
- a CDS encoding aldehyde dehydrogenase family protein, protein MDSFDPRLIAVRSAHFIAGKYRDAQPGLEVVRPSDGQAYAQLPIADADLVDEAVNDAWQAFNRSDWASRPPRERARVMRRWADLIEADVAVLAPLEAVGSTRPHKDVIAWDIPYVAEGIRFFAELADKHGGQVAATQTDRLGMQIAEPYGVIAAIAPWNFPLSMASWKVAPALAAGNAVVLKPSELTPFSSLRFAELALQAGIPAGIFNVVQGDGRVTGDALCRHPRVGKVTFTGSTATGSSIMSTCALVGPKPVTLELGGKSPQLVFADVPDIAKTARTVALAITGNAGQVCVSGSRLLIERSIMEPFVAHLQAYFEELRPGPTWSSESTLSPIISRLQASRIDGIVQRSRQAGAEMLTGGGLFEGLGGAYYQPTLLAGLDNQNPAICEEIFGPVLTVQAFDDEQQALSLAAHATYGLAAGVHTADINRALRLVRRLEAGTVWVNRYGRSNDYILPTGGYKRSGIGKDLGREAFEANLRFKSVLIDIAG, encoded by the coding sequence ATGGATAGCTTCGATCCTCGCCTTATCGCTGTGCGCAGCGCTCACTTTATTGCTGGCAAATACCGCGACGCCCAACCGGGGCTGGAGGTGGTTCGCCCTTCAGACGGTCAGGCCTATGCCCAGTTGCCGATCGCCGATGCCGACCTGGTGGATGAGGCGGTCAACGATGCCTGGCAGGCGTTTAACCGCAGCGATTGGGCCAGCCGTCCGCCCCGGGAACGGGCACGGGTCATGCGTCGCTGGGCCGATCTGATCGAAGCCGATGTCGCCGTGCTGGCGCCGCTGGAAGCGGTGGGCTCGACCCGTCCGCATAAAGATGTGATCGCCTGGGACATTCCTTATGTCGCCGAGGGCATTCGTTTCTTTGCCGAACTGGCGGACAAGCACGGCGGCCAAGTCGCGGCGACCCAGACCGATCGCCTGGGCATGCAGATCGCTGAACCGTACGGCGTGATCGCCGCCATCGCGCCGTGGAATTTCCCCTTGAGCATGGCTTCATGGAAAGTCGCGCCGGCGCTGGCTGCCGGCAATGCCGTGGTGCTCAAGCCGTCGGAGCTGACGCCGTTTTCCAGCCTGCGCTTTGCCGAACTGGCGTTGCAGGCGGGCATTCCTGCCGGGATTTTCAACGTGGTTCAGGGCGATGGCCGCGTCACTGGCGACGCCTTGTGCCGTCATCCACGGGTGGGCAAGGTAACCTTTACCGGCTCCACGGCGACCGGCTCGAGCATCATGTCCACTTGCGCATTGGTGGGGCCGAAACCGGTAACCCTGGAGCTGGGCGGCAAGAGCCCGCAACTGGTGTTCGCTGACGTGCCGGATATCGCGAAAACCGCACGCACCGTGGCGCTGGCTATTACCGGCAATGCCGGGCAGGTGTGCGTGTCTGGTTCGCGGTTGTTGATCGAGCGCTCGATCATGGAACCGTTCGTTGCGCACTTGCAGGCGTATTTCGAGGAGTTGCGCCCGGGGCCGACCTGGTCGTCCGAGAGCACGCTGTCGCCGATCATTTCCCGGTTGCAGGCCAGCCGTATCGACGGCATCGTCCAGCGTTCGCGCCAGGCCGGGGCCGAAATGCTGACTGGCGGTGGTTTGTTTGAAGGGCTGGGCGGTGCCTATTACCAGCCGACCTTGCTGGCTGGCCTGGACAATCAGAACCCGGCGATCTGTGAAGAAATCTTCGGCCCGGTGCTGACGGTGCAGGCGTTCGATGACGAACAGCAGGCACTGAGCCTGGCCGCGCACGCCACCTACGGCCTGGCGGCGGGCGTGCACACCGCCGACATCAACCGCGCCCTGCGACTGGTCCGGCGGCTGGAGGCGGGCACGGTGTGGGTCAACCGCTATGGACGCAGCAACGACTACATCCTGCCGACCGGCGGCTACAAACGCTCCGGCATCGGCAAGGACCTGGGGCGCGAAGCCTTCGAAGCCAATCTGCGCTTCAAGAGTGTGCTGATCGATATCGCTGGCTAA
- a CDS encoding GNAT family N-acetyltransferase, giving the protein MSASHPSTYVYRPMTAADLPSAHALSVELKWPHRLEDWAMLQRVSEGFVVLDGPRLIGTAFACRQGDFATIGLVIVSDDYQGKGIGRRLMEHALEACQSRTPMLNATLAGAPLYASQGFVEYGRIQQHQGLAQVPALEPLADGEECRLLRVADQARQLALANAGSGLDRQAVLTELFAVAEHSVGIERDGQLRAFALLRPFGRGRCLGPVIAENLEQAKHLIAVLLAQVPDAFVRIDIPADSGLSEWLELAGLKQVDTVAQMARGTPPQAANGVRQFALVTQAIG; this is encoded by the coding sequence ATGTCCGCCTCGCACCCTTCCACTTATGTTTATCGGCCGATGACCGCCGCCGACCTGCCTTCGGCCCACGCCTTGTCTGTTGAGTTGAAGTGGCCTCATCGCCTGGAAGACTGGGCGATGCTACAGCGGGTCAGCGAAGGTTTCGTGGTGCTCGATGGCCCGCGTTTAATCGGTACCGCATTCGCCTGCCGGCAAGGCGACTTCGCCACCATCGGCCTGGTGATTGTCAGTGACGACTATCAGGGCAAGGGCATCGGCCGTCGATTGATGGAGCACGCACTGGAGGCCTGCCAGTCGCGCACGCCGATGCTCAATGCGACCCTCGCCGGTGCGCCGCTTTATGCCAGCCAGGGGTTTGTCGAGTACGGACGAATTCAGCAGCATCAAGGCCTGGCCCAGGTGCCCGCGCTTGAACCACTGGCGGACGGTGAGGAATGTCGCCTGCTGCGTGTGGCCGATCAGGCTCGTCAACTGGCACTGGCCAACGCCGGCAGTGGTCTGGACCGGCAAGCGGTGCTCACGGAGCTGTTTGCGGTGGCCGAGCATTCGGTAGGCATCGAGCGCGACGGTCAGTTGCGTGCCTTCGCCCTGCTGCGCCCGTTTGGTCGCGGTCGTTGCCTCGGCCCGGTCATCGCCGAAAATCTTGAACAGGCCAAACACCTGATCGCCGTGTTGCTGGCCCAGGTGCCGGACGCTTTCGTGCGAATCGACATTCCAGCGGACAGTGGTTTGAGCGAGTGGCTGGAGCTGGCCGGTCTCAAACAGGTCGACACCGTGGCGCAAATGGCACGGGGTACACCGCCGCAAGCGGCCAACGGCGTACGCCAATTTGCCCTTGTCACCCAAGCCATCGGCTGA
- a CDS encoding ABC transporter substrate-binding protein — protein MTDNKIDSKLISGQDSLRVFEGLNRGMSRRHALQMLGVAGVAAAGAGSLFGAAGKLFAEEAATPGKGKPGGRIRVAGMSSSTADTLDPAKGALSTDYVRHFMFYNGLTRFDSHLVPQLELAERIDNTDATLWIITLRKDVTFHNGKTLSAADVVFSLSRHKDPLTGSKVMPLMAQFEEIKATGTHEVQIRLSAPNAELPSILAVSHLLIVPEGTTDFNQGIGTGPFTVKEFKPGVRSIAARNTGYWKPGLPYLDEIEFIAIADEPSRVNALLSGDVHMINEVNPRSTTRIKASAKHRVVDAPSGNYTDLIIRQDQMPGKSAEFTQAMKYLLDREQVKSAVFRGFAVVGNDHPISPGSRYYNADLPQRAYDPEKAKFLLKKAGMESISMPLVASPAATGSVDIAVLLQQSAKQAGLKLDVNRLPSDGYWSNHWMKHPLSFGNINPRPNADVMFSQFFQSSAPWNESGWKNDQFDQLLMLARGETDDAKRSKMYADMQALVHEHCGIGVPVFISNIDGVDQRIKGYGSNPLGGFMGYMFAEQVWLDA, from the coding sequence ATGACTGACAACAAGATCGACTCGAAACTGATTTCCGGCCAGGACAGCCTGCGGGTATTCGAAGGCCTCAATCGTGGCATGTCACGCCGCCACGCCTTGCAGATGCTCGGCGTGGCGGGTGTTGCCGCAGCGGGTGCCGGCAGCCTGTTCGGCGCCGCCGGCAAACTGTTCGCCGAAGAAGCAGCGACCCCGGGCAAAGGCAAGCCGGGCGGGCGGATTCGCGTCGCCGGCATGTCCAGCTCCACCGCCGACACCCTGGACCCGGCCAAGGGCGCGCTGTCTACCGACTACGTGCGTCACTTCATGTTCTACAACGGCCTGACCCGTTTCGACAGCCACCTGGTGCCGCAACTGGAACTGGCCGAGCGCATCGACAACACCGATGCGACGCTGTGGATCATCACCCTGCGCAAGGACGTGACCTTCCACAACGGCAAGACCCTGAGCGCCGCCGACGTGGTGTTCTCGCTGTCGCGCCACAAAGACCCGCTGACCGGTTCCAAGGTCATGCCGCTGATGGCGCAGTTCGAAGAGATCAAGGCCACCGGCACCCACGAAGTGCAGATCCGCCTGAGCGCGCCGAACGCCGAGCTGCCGTCGATCCTCGCCGTGTCGCACTTGTTGATCGTTCCCGAAGGCACCACCGACTTCAACCAGGGCATCGGCACCGGGCCGTTCACGGTCAAGGAATTCAAACCGGGCGTACGCTCGATTGCCGCGCGCAACACCGGCTACTGGAAACCGGGCCTGCCGTACCTGGACGAGATCGAATTCATCGCGATTGCCGACGAACCGTCACGGGTCAACGCGCTGCTGTCGGGCGACGTGCACATGATCAACGAGGTCAACCCACGCTCGACCACACGGATCAAGGCCAGCGCCAAACACCGGGTCGTCGATGCGCCGTCGGGCAACTACACCGACCTGATCATCCGTCAGGACCAGATGCCGGGTAAAAGCGCCGAATTCACTCAGGCAATGAAGTATTTGCTGGACCGTGAGCAAGTGAAGTCCGCGGTGTTCCGTGGCTTTGCCGTCGTCGGTAACGACCATCCGATTTCCCCTGGCTCGCGCTACTACAACGCCGACCTGCCGCAGCGGGCCTACGACCCGGAAAAAGCCAAATTCCTGCTGAAGAAGGCCGGCATGGAAAGCATCAGCATGCCGCTGGTGGCATCGCCTGCCGCGACCGGTTCGGTGGACATCGCCGTGCTGTTGCAGCAATCGGCGAAACAGGCCGGGCTCAAGCTCGACGTCAACCGCCTGCCCAGCGACGGCTACTGGTCCAACCACTGGATGAAGCACCCGCTGAGCTTCGGCAATATCAACCCACGGCCGAACGCCGACGTGATGTTCTCGCAGTTCTTCCAGTCCAGCGCGCCATGGAACGAGTCGGGCTGGAAGAACGATCAGTTCGACCAACTGCTGATGCTCGCCCGCGGTGAAACCGACGACGCCAAGCGCAGCAAGATGTACGCCGATATGCAAGCCCTGGTGCATGAACACTGTGGCATCGGCGTGCCGGTGTTCATTAGCAACATCGACGGTGTCGACCAGCGCATCAAGGGCTACGGCAGCAACCCCCTCGGCGGTTTCATGGGCTACATGTTCGCCGAACAGGTCTGGCTCGATGCCTGA